The proteins below are encoded in one region of Hordeum vulgare subsp. vulgare chromosome 3H, MorexV3_pseudomolecules_assembly, whole genome shotgun sequence:
- the LOC123443925 gene encoding CTD small phosphatase-like protein 2, producing MNKMLSTDCLGTQEFHTFHKTTEILEDSQSQEIAFHDTALGSTLVAHQNVHCTAAVSAGDIGIAEVSLLHGESDTSATSLLPVSFLSCSPRSMVPISVPSSSGLETILTTNPMYSDIQLKEVNYNATAMDESTEFLQLILSGNDEGYNTTSELQVWDVLDFYFSESFSDVQFDSIMGFTSDVSTSSHDYMNIVDLVERPVALLSLNETEESNNATNKAPVDYSTMDPDDTSLYLQMKSPDSETESTSASQDVIGIEYVDEKLHSRGLPDLMDVDSSNRLRKSPVRTKHVTLVLDLDETLVHSTLDHCDISDFSIQVFFNMKDHTVHVRQRPHLKMFLEKVAQMFELVIFTASQRIYAEQIIDRLDPDGKLISQRIYRESCIFSDGSYTKDLTILGVHLAKVAIIDNTPQVFQLQVDNGIPIKSWFDDPADQELVELLPFLETLVDAEDVRPLISKTFHGTIQQD from the exons ATGAATAAAATGTTAAGCACCGACTGTTTAGGGACGCAGGAGTTTCATACATTCCACAAGACCACTGAAATACTGGAAGACTCCCAATCTCAAGAGATTGCATTCCACGACACAGCGCTCGGGTCAACGCTAGTAGCTCATCAAAATG TCCACTGTACTGCCGCAGTATCAGCTGGAGACATTGGAATCGCTGAAGTCAGCTTGTTGCATGGTGAATCTGACACATCAGCTACCAGTTTACTGCCAGTGTCATTCTTGTCATGCAGTCCTAGATCTATG GTTCCAATATCAGTTCCCTCATCATCTGGCCTTGAAACCATCCTAACAACCAATCCAATGTACAGTGATATTCAGTTGAAAGAAGTGAACTACaatgctacag CAATGGACGAAAGCACCGAGTTCCTTCAGCTGATTCTTAGTGGCAATGATGAAGGCTACAATACTACAAGCGAACTGCAAGTTTGGGATGTTCTGGACTTCTACTTCTCAGAAAGCTTTTCTGATGTACAATTTGATAGCATAATGGGTTTTACAAGTGATGTCAGTACTTCTTCTCATGATTATATGAATATTGTTGACTTGGTAGAGCGGCCTGTGGCACTCCTGTCTCTCAATGAGACAGAGGAATCAAATAATGCAACCAATAAGGCTCCAGTCGACTACAGTACAATGGACCCTGATGACACATCCTTGTACCTTCAAATGAAATCACCAGATTCAGAAACCGAAAGTACTTCTGCCTCTCAAGATGTGATAGgaattgaatatgttgatgaaaagcTTCATTCTAGAGGTCTGCCTGATTTAATGGATGTTGACTCATCCAATCGTCTACGAAAATCACCAGTGAGAACAAAGCATGTCACTCTTGTGCTTGATTTGGATG AGACTCTTGTCCATTCAACATTGGATCACTGTGACATATCTGATTTCAGCATTCAAGTTTTCTTCAATATGAAAGATCATACAGTCCATGTGAGGCAAAGGCCCCACCTGAAAATGTTCCTTGAGAAGGTAGCTCAGATGTTTGAGCTTGTCATTTTCACAGCTAGTCAGAGAATCTATGCTGAGCAAATAATAGATAGGCTTGACCCTGATGGGAAATTGATCTCGCAACGAATTTACCGTGAGTCATGTATATTCTCTGATGGCAGCTATACAAAAGACCTGACAATTCTAGGAGTCCACTTGGCAAAAGTTGCTATAATTGACAATACGCCACAG GTTTTCCAGTTGCAAGTCGATAATGGTATCCCGATAAAGAGCTGGTTTGATGACCCCGCGGACCAGGAATTGGTTGAGTTACTCCCGTTCCTCGAGACCCTTGTTGATGCAGAGGACGTAAGGCCACTAATCTCAAAGACTTTTCACGGCACAATCCAGCAGGATTAG